TAAAAATGCAACTATTTTAGTAAATTTATATTTCATGTTCATCCCCCTTCCCCTTTATTGTTGAGTTTGCGTGTATTCCGCTGTTAAATTTTTCGCTTCGTCGTTAGTAACAAAAACATAATGTTCTGGTGTAATTTCTTGTAATGAACGTTCGTTATTTTTTGATGCATCTTCTTTATAAACGATTCTTTTACGTTCTTTTTCAGAATCTGGATCTGGTTGTGGAATCGCTGATAATAGAGATTTCGTATACGGATGTAATGGATTATGATATATATCATCCGAAGGTCCTAATTCAACTATTTTTCCAAAGTGCATCACAGCAATTCTATCTGAAATATATTTCACCATAGATAGGTCATGGGCAATGAATAAAAATGTAATCCCATGTTCTCGCTGTAGTTTTAATAATAAATTCACAACCTGAGCTTGGATTGATACGTCTAAAGCCGAAATAGGTTCATCTGCAATAATAAATTCTGGTTCTACTGCTAATGCACGGGCAATGCCAATTCTTTGTCGTTGACCACCTGAGAATTCATGTGGGTATCTATTGGCATGTTCTTTACTTAAGCCTACTGTTTCTAACATGTCATAAACACGCTTTTTTCTTTCTCTCGTAGATGAAGCTAATTTGTGAATATCTATACCTTCTCCAACGATATCCATAACCTTTAATCTCGGATTTAACGATGCATACGGATCTTGGAAAATCATTTGAATCTTTTTATTAAATTTTAATAGATCTTTTCTATTTTTAATCTTTTGAATGTCGACGCCTTCGTATAGAATTT
The genomic region above belongs to Staphylococcus durrellii and contains:
- a CDS encoding ABC transporter ATP-binding protein, which gives rise to MVNNKETLLEVKNLKQYFNEGKKSEVRAIENISFDIYKGETFGLVGESGCGKSTTGKAIIKLDDITGGEILYEGVDIQKIKNRKDLLKFNKKIQMIFQDPYASLNPRLKVMDIVGEGIDIHKLASSTRERKKRVYDMLETVGLSKEHANRYPHEFSGGQRQRIGIARALAVEPEFIIADEPISALDVSIQAQVVNLLLKLQREHGITFLFIAHDLSMVKYISDRIAVMHFGKIVELGPSDDIYHNPLHPYTKSLLSAIPQPDPDSEKERKRIVYKEDASKNNERSLQEITPEHYVFVTNDEAKNLTAEYTQTQQ